The sequence below is a genomic window from Sphingomonas jaspsi DSM 18422.
GGCCTGCTGGCGGCGCGCTTCGCAGCGGCTGAGAAGAACGGCGCATCCTTGCCGCCGCCGCCGCCGGAAACCGCGCTTGGCGCCCTATTGCATCACATTACGGGCGGGGCCGATGCGGAAAGCTATCAGCCGATGAACATCAACTTCGGGCTGATGCCGCCACTGACCGGTCCCAAGATAAGGAAAGCGGATCGCAAGAAGCTCTACACCGACCGCGCCCGCGCCGCGCTCAAGGACTGGCTGGGCGCCTAACTGCAACTGCAGGCGGGCTTGGCTTTTCGCTTGGGGGCGGTCGTGGAATATTCGGCCGGGGTCAGCGACTTGCTTTTGTCGGCGTCTGCATCGTTGAATTTATCGATCGTCCTGACCGCCCATTCTTCGAAGCTCAGCTTGCCGTCATGGTCGAGGTCCAGCTTGGCGAAGGGCTTGCGTCGCGGTTCGACCAGCTCGGCCAGCGTGATCCGACCGTCCTCATTCTTGTCGGCGCGGGCGAAGCGCTTTTCTTCCTTCGACTTGGGATCGGCCGAGGGTGCATCGGGAATGGGTTTGAGCGTCAGGGGCTGCGATGGAGCAGCGGCGAACCTTGCCGCCGGCGCCGTCGGCATGGGAGTCGTTTCGGCCCTCCCCTGCCAAAACAGCAGGCCTCCGATCATCAACAGGAAAACGCTTGCAGCACCGGCGACGTAACGCAGCATGACCCCTCCAGGGTAACGCAATCCGGCCGGGGCAGCTTAGCGGCTCGTTTCGATCAGGCAATGGTCCCGAACAATTTGTGGCTGACCAGCGCAACAGCACGCGCCGGACTGGCCTCAGGTTCCAGCGCCGGAGCATGTTTGACGTCGCGGGCTGCAAGCCGGGCAAGCGCCGTGAGTGGGCGTAACCGTCGCGGCACCCGCCGTCCCTCGAGATCGCGCAAGTCCAAATCGGCAGGAATCGCCATCAGACCGCGCCTTGCCGCCGTCGCGACCGCGAAAATCTCGCCCGCCTTTTCGAGCAAGGGCGCGTCGCCGTCCAGCAACAACGCGGCAGCACGGAACAGCGCTGCGCCGCCCGCTGCGACCCGGTCGGCGTCGATCTCGTCATCGAGCAGCGCCGCATAGCCGTCTTCCATTTCGGCCAGCAGGCGTCCCGTGACCCCCTTCGGCAGAAGCTGCCGGGCTACCGCCTGCAATCGCGGTTCGGCCGGCGCCGGCGCGCTGTCGAGCCGTTCCAGCGCCTCACGCCACCAGGCCAGGCGGATCGCGCCAAGGGCTGGCTGGGTCGACGACATCACGACCTCCGCCAGCGCGGCGTCGATTGCGAACAGTGCATCGAAGGCGGGCCTCACCTCGACCGGCCAATATAGCCGGACGAGATCGAGGTCCCGCTGCGGCTCAGCGATAGGATACCGCCTTGGCCGCCTTGACGACGTCATCGACCTTGATAAGCGCCAGCTTCTCGAGGTTTGCGGCATAGGGCAGCGGCACGTCGACGTTTGTCACGCGCGCGACCGGGGCATCGAGGTCGTCGAAGCCCTGTTCCATGCACACCGCCATGATTTCGGACGCGATCGAACAGACTGGCCAGCCTTCCTCGACCACCACCACGCGGTTGGTCTTGGCGAGCGAGGTCAGAACCGTTTCCGTATCGAGCGGGCGCAGGGTGCGAAGGTCGATCACCTCCGCGTCGATCCCTTCGTCGGCCAGCTTGTCGGCGGCTTCAAGGCTGACGCCGACGCCGATCGAATAGCTGACGATGGTCACGTCCTTGCCCTCGCGCATGATCCGCGCCTTGCCGATCGGCAGGACATAGTCGTCGACCTGCGGGACGTCGAAGCTCTGGCCATAGAGCAGCTCGTTTTCGAGGAAGACGACCGGATCTTCGCTGCGGATCGCCGCCTTGAGCAGCCCCTTGGCGTCGGCGCTGTCATAGGGGCAGATCACGATCAGGCCCGGCACGCTGGCGTACCATGGCCCGTAATTCTGGCTGTGCTGCGCGCCGACCCGGCTCGCCGCGCCGTTGGGGCCGCGGAAGACGATCGGGCAGCGCATCTGGCCGCCGGACATGTAATTGGTCTTTGCCGCCGAATTGATGATGTGGTCGATCGCCTGCATGGCGAAGTTGAAGGTCATGAATTCGATAATCGGACGAAGCCCGCCCATCGCGGCGCCCGACCCGATCCCGGCAAAGCCATATTCGGTGATCGGCGTATCGATGACCCGCTTCGGCCCGAATTCGTCGAGCAGGCCCTGGGTGACCTTGTAAGCGCCCTGGTACTGGGCAACTTCTTCGCCCATCACGAAGACGCGCTCGTCGCGGCGCATTTCTTCGGCCATTGCATCGCGCAGCGCCTCGCGGACGGTGGTCGCGCGCATCTCTGTCCCCGCGGGAACGTCCGTCGCCTTCATCGTCGGCGCCTTGGCGACGGGCTTGAGTGCATCGACCGGGGCAGCCGGCGCTGCCGGGGTCTGCTCAACCGGCTGGCTGGCGGCCACCGGCGCGGCCACTTCGCCCTCGCCGCCCATCAGCGCGATGACCGTACCGACCTTTACGCCGTCGGTGCCTTCGGGAACGAGGATCTTGCTGATCGTGCCTTCGTCGACCGCCTCGAATTCCATCGTCGCCTTGTCCGTCTCGATCTCGGCAAGGATGTCGCCCGAGGAGACTTCATCGCCTTCCTTGACCAGCCATTTGGCGAGCGTGCCCTCCTCCATCGTCGGCGAGAGCGCGGGCATCTTCAGTTCGACCGCCATCAGTAGCTCTCCACCAGCACGTCGGTGTACAGTTCGGCCGCATCGGGCTCGGGCGCATCTTCGGCAAACTTCGCAGCTTCCACCACGATTTCCTTGATTTCCTTATCGATCTTCTTGAGATCATCGGCCGAAAATCCTTCGGCCTCCAGCAGCTTCGCGGCATGGTCGATAGGATCGCGATGTTCGCGATAATCCTGCACCTCTTCTTTGCTGCGATATTTGGCCGGGTCGCTCATCGAGTGGCCGCGGTAGCGATAAGTGAGAAGTTCGAGGATGATTGGCCCCTTCCCCGCCTGGGTCCAGGCCATCGCTTCTTCGGCGGCGCCGCGAACCGCAAGCACGTCCATACCGTCGACCTGGATACCCGGAATGCGGAAGCTTTCGCCGCGCTTGTAGAAGTCCGGCTCCGATGCCGAGCGTTCGACCGCGGTGCCCATGGCATATTTGTTATTCTCGATCGCGTAGATAACCGGCAGGTCCCACAGCTTCGCCATGTTAAAGCTTTCATAGACCTGGCCCTGATTGGCCGCGCCGTCACCGAAATAAGCGAGGCAAGTACCGCCATCGCCGCTGTACTGGTGCTTGAAGGCGAGACCGGTGCCGAGCGCGACCTGCGCGCCGACGATGCCATGGCCGCCGTAAAAGCCATGTTCGACGCTGAACATGTGCATCGACCCACCCTTACCGCGCGAAATGCCGGCGGCGCGTCCCGTCAGTTCGGCCATGATCACCTTGGGATCGATGCCATAGGCCAGCATATGGCCGTGATCGCGATAGCCGGTGATGACGCTGTCCCGCCCGACCTTCATCGCGCTTTGCAAGCCGACCGCGACCGCTTCCTGGCCGATGTAGAGGTGACAGAAGCCGCCGATCAGGCCGAGGCCGTAGAGCTGGCCCGCCCGCTCTTCGAAGCGGCGGATGAGCAGCATCTGCTTGTAGAAGTCGAGCAACTCGTCCTTCGACGCCTTGTAGGGCTGCGGCTCGTTAGGCCGTTCGCGGTTGGGGGTAGCAGGCGCAGCGGTCTTGGGCGCGGCCTTGCTGGCGGTTTTCGCCACGTACGTCTCCATCTCACCAAATCGTCCGCGCCGCCTATAGGCAGTCGGGACGGCGCTCGGCAATGCCGTAGCGTCAAGAATAGCTATTCAGGGCAATAAATCGACCGGCAAGGCGGCCGGTCAGTCCGCGAGCGGGACGATCACTTCATCGGATCGGACAAGCCCAAGATCCTTGCGGATCAATTCGTCAGCCATGTCGGGATCGGCCTTGCGCGGATCGAGCAACTGGGAGCGGTGCTTGAGCTGCGAGCGCTCTTCCTGAAGCTGCGCCAGTTCCGTCTTGCGCTTGTCGAGGTCCTGCGCATAGCCGCGCCAAGCCAACAGCCCGTTGGGACCGGCAATGGCATGGCCGGCGAACGTGCCGACGATGACGAACGCCACGGCAGGCCATGCCGCGCGCTTGATCATCCTGGTGGCATTCCCCCGTTTCATAGCCTCACAGAATCAGAAAGACGCCATGAAGGCAAGGGCTTTCAGCCTCACGATTCACAAAAAGATTCGAGACGGTTAGCGAGCGTTGTAGGCCCGCAACGCCGAAACGCCCGGATACCGCGCCGTGTCGCCCAGTTCCTCTTCGATACGCAGAAGCTGGTTGTACTTTGCGGTGCGATCCGACCGCGCCAGGCTGCCGGTCTTGATCTGCCCGCACGACAGCGCAACGGCGAGGTCTGCGATGGTCGAATCCTCCGTCTCGCCCGACCGGTGCGACATGACCGCGGTGTAGCCCGACGACTGGGCCAGGCGCACCGCATTCACGGTCTCGGTCAGCGTGCCGATCTGGTTGACCTTGACCAGGATCGAATTGGCGATGCCATCCTCGATCCCCTTGGCCAGGCGCTTCTCGTTGGTCACGAACAGGTCGTCACCGACCAGCTGGACGCGGCCTCCGACCTTGCCGGTCAGCGCCTTCCAGCCCGCCATATCGTCCTCGGCCATGCCATCCTCGATCGACGCGATCGGATAGGCATCGGCCAATTCGGCGAGGTAAGCGGCCATCTCGTCAGGCGACAGCGTCCGCCCTTCGCCTTCCATCGCGTAGGCGCCGTCCCTGAAAAATTCGGTCGAGGCGCAGTCGAGCGCGATCAGAACGTCCTTGCCCAGCGCATAGCCGGCCTTGGCCGTCGCTTCGCCGATAAAGTCGAGTGCGGCGCGGGCCGAGGCGATGTTCGGCGCGAACCCGCCTTCATCGCCAACCGCGGTCGACAGGCCCTTGGCATGCAGTGCGCCCTTCAGCGCATGAAAAATCTCGGTGCCGCAGCGCAGCGCTTCGGAAAAGTCGGGCGCGCCGACAGGCATCACCATGAATTCCTGGAAGTCGATCGGATTGTCGGCATGGGCGCCGCCGTTGAGGATGTTCATCATCGGCACCGGAAGGATGGTCGCGCCGACGCCGCCAACATAGCGATACAGCGGCAGCCCGCTCGCTTCCGCCGCCGCCTTGGCGACCGCCAGGCTGACGCCGAGGATCGCATTGGCGCCGAGGTTGCCCTTATTGTCCGAACCGTCGAGGTCGATCATCACCGCATCGATCTCGGCCTGGTCTTCGGCTTCATAGCCGACGACGGCATTG
It includes:
- a CDS encoding EF-hand domain-containing protein, with product MLRYVAGAASVFLLMIGGLLFWQGRAETTPMPTAPAARFAAAPSQPLTLKPIPDAPSADPKSKEEKRFARADKNEDGRITLAELVEPRRKPFAKLDLDHDGKLSFEEWAVRTIDKFNDADADKSKSLTPAEYSTTAPKRKAKPACSCS
- a CDS encoding squalene/phytoene synthase family protein — protein: MPQTSRSWRLSRSMTSSRRPRRYPIAEPQRDLDLVRLYWPVEVRPAFDALFAIDAALAEVVMSSTQPALGAIRLAWWREALERLDSAPAPAEPRLQAVARQLLPKGVTGRLLAEMEDGYAALLDDEIDADRVAAGGAALFRAAALLLDGDAPLLEKAGEIFAVATAARRGLMAIPADLDLRDLEGRRVPRRLRPLTALARLAARDVKHAPALEPEASPARAVALVSHKLFGTIA
- a CDS encoding pyruvate dehydrogenase complex E1 component subunit beta, whose protein sequence is MAVELKMPALSPTMEEGTLAKWLVKEGDEVSSGDILAEIETDKATMEFEAVDEGTISKILVPEGTDGVKVGTVIALMGGEGEVAAPVAASQPVEQTPAAPAAPVDALKPVAKAPTMKATDVPAGTEMRATTVREALRDAMAEEMRRDERVFVMGEEVAQYQGAYKVTQGLLDEFGPKRVIDTPITEYGFAGIGSGAAMGGLRPIIEFMTFNFAMQAIDHIINSAAKTNYMSGGQMRCPIVFRGPNGAASRVGAQHSQNYGPWYASVPGLIVICPYDSADAKGLLKAAIRSEDPVVFLENELLYGQSFDVPQVDDYVLPIGKARIMREGKDVTIVSYSIGVGVSLEAADKLADEGIDAEVIDLRTLRPLDTETVLTSLAKTNRVVVVEEGWPVCSIASEIMAVCMEQGFDDLDAPVARVTNVDVPLPYAANLEKLALIKVDDVVKAAKAVSYR
- the pdhA gene encoding pyruvate dehydrogenase (acetyl-transferring) E1 component subunit alpha, yielding METYVAKTASKAAPKTAAPATPNRERPNEPQPYKASKDELLDFYKQMLLIRRFEERAGQLYGLGLIGGFCHLYIGQEAVAVGLQSAMKVGRDSVITGYRDHGHMLAYGIDPKVIMAELTGRAAGISRGKGGSMHMFSVEHGFYGGHGIVGAQVALGTGLAFKHQYSGDGGTCLAYFGDGAANQGQVYESFNMAKLWDLPVIYAIENNKYAMGTAVERSASEPDFYKRGESFRIPGIQVDGMDVLAVRGAAEEAMAWTQAGKGPIILELLTYRYRGHSMSDPAKYRSKEEVQDYREHRDPIDHAAKLLEAEGFSADDLKKIDKEIKEIVVEAAKFAEDAPEPDAAELYTDVLVESY
- a CDS encoding FtsB family cell division protein, with translation MKRGNATRMIKRAAWPAVAFVIVGTFAGHAIAGPNGLLAWRGYAQDLDKRKTELAQLQEERSQLKHRSQLLDPRKADPDMADELIRKDLGLVRSDEVIVPLAD
- the eno gene encoding phosphopyruvate hydratase — encoded protein: MTAIVDIHARQILDSRGNPTVEVDVTLEDGSMGRAAVPSGASTGAHEAVEKRDGDKNRWGGKGVSEAVRAVNGEIANAVVGYEAEDQAEIDAVMIDLDGSDNKGNLGANAILGVSLAVAKAAAEASGLPLYRYVGGVGATILPVPMMNILNGGAHADNPIDFQEFMVMPVGAPDFSEALRCGTEIFHALKGALHAKGLSTAVGDEGGFAPNIASARAALDFIGEATAKAGYALGKDVLIALDCASTEFFRDGAYAMEGEGRTLSPDEMAAYLAELADAYPIASIEDGMAEDDMAGWKALTGKVGGRVQLVGDDLFVTNEKRLAKGIEDGIANSILVKVNQIGTLTETVNAVRLAQSSGYTAVMSHRSGETEDSTIADLAVALSCGQIKTGSLARSDRTAKYNQLLRIEEELGDTARYPGVSALRAYNAR